Proteins encoded within one genomic window of Scheffersomyces stipitis CBS 6054 chromosome 3, complete sequence:
- a CDS encoding predicted protein (go_function protein transporter activity~go_component intracellular; nucleus~go_process protein-nucleus import) yields the protein MSPPPASAATTAPELATTPAPTSVLSQERASSIGWYFIVSYYDFYNTNIENIHKIYHQNASISHDSFPVDSANTAEDEVKTIHAAHGTEAIRTRFKNDPELKANNRIVVTSAAFEVSLEKNILIVVFGEWAKEDSVYHQFTQTFVLTPGKKENSFDVANDVLRFIDFGEFKAVKKEEKKPVRNGETINASATAATTTEASTSTPKAASSATSISANSTSTSTSTSTAAPTSTAATTVPVAAATPTVATVAASAASANTTAVSSAASAESETTSASSVPSEEKQKPEAPVTPEPVEKSETKESTQEPVKELSPTDSVASKNEEESSTAVTAKSAPGQPLSWAALASQAAPPKNKPVAVAKLSPAPAKKAATTPPANGIGSKKKEEWYPIYIRGIRELDEKLLRDHISKHFGELKYFKTNSNIALCDFVTYDAQHKALEAGETIVDGIVISLEPRESKTGNSYHSINKKKDKPAGSAVTNSKQSPQQTPQQKAAKGEKKVVGKKSNRTATRSD from the coding sequence ATGTCCCCACCTCCGGCTTCTGCCGCAACCACGGCTCCGGAATTGGCCACAACCCCTGCTCCAACCTCGGTTTTGTCCCAGGAAAGAGCCTCCTCTATAGGCTGGTACTTCATCGTATCCTACTACGACTTCTACAACACCAACATCGAGAATATCCACAAGATATACCACCAAAACGCTCTGATTTCTCACGACTCCTTCCCAGTGGATTCTGCTAATACTGCTGAAGACGAAGTTAAAACCATCCATGCTGCTCATGGCACCGAAGCTATCAGAACTCGTTTCAAGAACGATCCAGAGTTGAAAGCAAACAACCGTATCGTAGTCACTTCGGCCGCGTTTGAAGTTTCGTTGGAGAAGAACATCTTGATTGTCGTATTTGGTGAATGGGCCAAAGAAGACTCTGTCTATCACCAATTCACCCAGACCTTCGTCTTGACTCCAGGTAAGAAGGAAAACTCATTTGATGTAGCCAATGATGTTTTGAGATTTATCGACTTTGGTGAATTCAAGGCCGTtaagaaggaagaaaagaaaccTGTTCGTAACGGAGAAACCATTAATGCTTCTGCTACTGCAGCAACTACTACTGAAGCTTCTACTAGTACTCCCAAGGCTGCTTCTAGTGCCACTAGTATTTCTGCTAATTCTACGTCAACGTCTACTTCGACTTCTACTGCTGCTCCAACGTCTACTGCTGCTACAACTGTTCCAGTTGCCGCTGCAACTCCTACTGTTGCTACTGTTGCTGCTTCTGCTGCTTCTGCCAACACGACCGCTGTTTCCTCTGCTGCTTCTGCCGAGTCTGAAACCACTTCCGCTTCTTCGGTCCCATCTGAAGAGAAACAAAAACCTGAAGCTCCTGTGACTccagaaccagttgaaAAGTCTGAAACTAAGGAATCTACACAAGAACCAGTGAAGGAATTGTCTCCTACTGACTCTGTGGCCTCCAAgaacgaagaagagtcttctactgctGTGACTGCCAAGTCTGCTCCAGGCCAACCTTTGTCTTGGGCAGCATTGGCCTCACAGGCCGCTCCTCCTAAGAATAAGCCAGTTGCTGTAGCAAAGTTGTCTCCAGCCCCAGCCAAGAAAGCTGCTACAACCCCTCCAGCTAATGGTATAGGcagcaaaaagaaagaagaatggtACCCCATCTACATTCGGGGGATCAGAGAACTCGATGAGAAATTGTTGAGAGATCACATTTCAAAACACTTTGGTGAGctcaagtacttcaagaCCAATCTGAACATTGCGCTCTGTGACTTTGTCACCTATGACGCCCAACACAAGGCCCTTGAAGCTGGTGAAACCATTGTAGATGGTATCGTCATCCTGTTGGAACCTCGTGAGTCAAAGACAGGCAACAGTTACCACAGcatcaacaagaaaaaggaCAAGCCCGCGGGCTCAGCTGTCACAAATAGCAAACAGTCGCCACAACAGACTCCACAACAGAAGGCTGCCAAGGGCGAGAAGAAAGTTGTTGGGAAGAAGAGCAACCGCACTGCTACGCGTAGTGATTAA
- a CDS encoding predicted protein (go_component membrane~go_function molecular function unknown) has protein sequence MNFLRRRKTSEDDDDNDILGEASASNIHKSRKPPNTAFRQQRLKAWQPILTPSSVIPFLFVLAVIFAPLGIAILHTTYSVQLLTVNYSKCHQLANSSFESVPNKYTSYHFNSNNKDPGFKWRIVNSTEDENSSDFYQTCEIQFDLPTDLKPPLFLYYKLTNFFQNHRKYVDSYDLGQLGGKAVSSDDVTDACKPLKHRGSGDSQKLIYPCGLIANSYFNDTISSPVLLNTKSNSINQTYLTSDVGISWPSDRDHKFKKTTYNPDDIVPPPNWDKMFPNGYNESNLPDLSTWEHLHNWMRTAGLPSFYKLYGKNTTDTMSSGSYQISIDLHYPVTVFGGSKSIVITTNSIFGGRNMSLGVIYIIVAVIALVLAVAFLLQHLIKPRRIGDHNYLQGNNAFSGGTNHREQL, from the coding sequence ATGAACTTCTTGCGCCGTAGAAAGACGtcagaagatgacgatgacaACGATATCCTCGGAGAAGCCTCAGCCTCCAACATTCacaaatcaagaaaaccACCTAACACAGCATTCAGACAGCAAAGACTCAAGGCATGGCAACCCATCTTAACTCCCAGTTCAGTGATCCCATTCCTCTTTGTTCTTGCGGTCATTTTTGCCCCACTAGGCATTGCCATTCTCCATACTACCTACAGTGTTCAATTGTTGACAGTAAACTATTCCAAATGCCATcaattggccaattctAGTTTTGAGTCTGTGCCCAATAAATACACCAGCTACCACTTCAATCTGAACAATAAAGACCCTGGCTTTAAGTGGCGAATAGTGAACAGCACGGAAGATGAAAATTCGTCTGATTTCTACCAAACTTGTGAAATCCAATTCGACTTACCTACTGACTTGAAGCCTCCGCTCTTTCTCTACTACAAGCTTACCAACTTCTTTCAAAATCACCGTAAGTATGTAGACTCCTACGACTTGGGCCAATTAGGCGGTAAGGCTGTTTCGTCTGACGATGTTACTGATGCCTGCAAGCCGTTGAAACATCGTGGATCTGGTGATTCCCAGAAACTTATCTACCCCTGTGGCTTGATAGCCAACTCGTACTTCAACGATACCATCTCCAGTCCCGTGTTATTGAACACCAAGAGCAACAGCATCAACCAAACATATCTCACCAGTGACGTAGGTATCTCATGGCCGTCAGATAGAGACCACAAGTTTAAGAAAACAACATATAACCCAGACGACATTGTGCCTCCTCCAAATTGGGACAAAATGTTCCCGAATGGTTATAATGAGTCGAACTTGCCAGATTTGTCAACCTGGGAACATTTGCACAACTGGATGAGAACGGCTGGACTTCCGTCATTCTACAAGTTGTATGGAAAGAATACCACAGACACCATGTCTTCTGGCCTGTACCAAATCTCCATCGACTTGCACTACCCCGTGACGGTCTTTGGCGGCTCCAAGAGCATTGTCATCACTACCAACTCCATCTTTGGAGGTAGAAACATGAGCTTGGGTGTGATATACATCATCGTCGCTGTGATTGCCTTGGTGTTGGCCGTTGCTTTCTTGTTGCAACACTTGATCAAGCCTAGAAGGATAGGGGATCATAATTATTTGCAAGGCAACAATGCTTTTTCAGGAGGCACCAACCACAGAGAGCAGTTATAA
- a CDS encoding predicted protein (go_function transcriptional repressor activity~go_component nucleus~go_process negative regulation of transcription), translating to MNVNPHLQYLQSHQLQQQQQPMNATGQSPQISQLQLQQHQLQRQQLLNHHLQQQHQHQPIGTPTAQNVSTNPLLAAINGTSNGNVVPGNVNASVNPVLQLQLQQQKQQQQHQFQQLQAAHQAAHQVQQQIPSHQLHNQAPLIKEVWVQNLENEFHTLRTFINDKTSKIFIAIHEEIPGIVARPVGTFKSSSDYHFQTLRSNSDLLNLIQLSFCVTKIKNNEISSSIIWQFNFLYDLTKEMFNEEHLTMLSQSSQINFQMHMTQGIPHFSFAELLIESGLLLDSSINWISYHAGYDLGFFVSLLINDNLPVDEKDFYSWCSKYFPNFYDLKYIGSQLLNTPNGEDTAKASNNKPSIEYLAEELHLLPISPAIRQHFAASMSSHFPGHQQQMTSTLHAYLSMECFKELLRQSSFDLASFSRFKGYIWGLGNLYGNGSVDEQFQINGAIPQPSTPSGGNSKSGVVHYGRPL from the exons ATGAACGTTAATCCACATCTCCAGTATCTCCAGCTGCACCAActccagcagcagcaacagcccATGAATGCTACCGGCCAGTCCCCGCAGATTTCACAGCTCCAGTTGCAACAGCACCAGTTACAGAGACAACAGCTTTTGAACCATCATCTCCAGCAACAACACCAGCACCAGCCCATAGGAACACCCACAGCTCAGAACGTCAGTACTAATCCTTTGTTAGCTGCAATTAATGGAACTTCTAACGGAAACGTCGTTCCAGGGAATGTAAATG CTCTGGTAAATCCTGTCTTACAATTACAATTAcaacagcagaaacagcaacagcagcatcaGTTCCAGCAGTTACAGGCAGCCCATCAGGCAGCCCACCAAGTCCAACAGCAGATTCCTTCTCATCAGTTACATAATCAGGCTCCTCTCATCAAAGAGGTCTGGGTGCaaaacttggaaaatgaGTTTCACACCTTACGAACCttcatcaacgacaagacatccaagatcttcatcGCCATACACGAGGAAATCCCGGGCATCGTAGCAAGACCAGTAGGCACGTTCAAGTCATCGTCTGACTATCATTTCCAGACGTTGCGTTCCAACCtggacttgttgaacttgatcCAGTTGTCATTCTGTGTCACCAAGATCAAAAACAACGAGATCAGTTCCAGCATCATCTGGcagttcaacttcttgtatgACTTGACTAAGGAGATGTTCAACGAAGAACATTTGACCATGTTGTCGCAGTCGTCGCAGATAAACTTCCAGATGCACATGACTCAGGGTATTCctcatttttcatttgctGAACTCTTGATTGAAAGTGGTTTGCTTTTGGACCTGTCCATCAATTGGATCAGTTATCATGCTGGGTATGACTTGGGCTTCTTTGTTAGCTTGCTCATCAACGATAATCTTCCTGTCGATGAAAAAGACTTCTACTCCTGGTGCTCCAAGTACTTCCCCAACTTCTACGACTTGAAGTATATCGGTAgccagttgttgaacacACCCAATGGCGAAGATACAGCTAAGGCTTCCAATAATAAACCATCCATAGAATATTTGGCTGAAGAATTGCACTTATTGCCTATCTCTCCTGCTATCCGTCAACACTTTGCTGCGTCTATGTCATCTCACTTTCCGGGCCATCAACAGCAAATGACCTCTACTTTACATGCCTACTTGTCAATGGAGTGTTTCAAGGAGCTTTTGAGACAGTCGTCTTTTGATCTTGCTTCGTTTTCACGCTTCAAGGGCTACATCTGGGGCTTGGGCAATTTGTATGGTAACGGATCTGTAGACGAGCAATTTCAGATCAACGGGGCCATTCCTCAGCCCTCAACACCCTCGGGAGGCAACTCAAAAAGCGGTGTCGTTCACTATGGAAGACCCCTTTGA
- the NOG2 gene encoding nuclear/nucleolar GTP-binding protein 2 (go_function GTP binding), producing the protein MGTQKKEKQRRVRQNDTRDGNLRVKGENFYRDAKKVKHLQMYKSGRAVRNAQGEIVQAAALQSTDAPTARVDPNRKWFGNTRVIAQDALTHFREAMGDKKHDSYRVLLRRNKLPMSLLDEKDQTESPTAKIIETESFSSAFGPKQQRKKPRVAASSLEDLAQSTETEATEFQEKQELNSTLGLMGGSFLDKEDFTQEAKEAIFHKGQSKRIWNELYKVIDSSDVVIHVLDARDPLGTRCESVEKYIRDECPHKHLVYVLNKCDLVPTWVAAAWVKHLSKSYPTLAFHASITNSFGKGSLIQLLRQFSTLHSDRKQISVGFIGYPNTGKSSIINTLRKKKVCTVAPIPGETKVWQYITLMKRIFLIDCPGIVPPSSKDTESDILFRGVVRVEHVSNPEQYIPDMLSKCERKHLERTYEIHGWSKFEDDASLLENASTEFIELIARKQGRLLKGGEPDESGVAKQILNDFNRGKIPWFVPPPKDTEEERTGTDNKAGYKRKRAEKEERENKKAKVEEEGQQQEESQAEEEWKGIED; encoded by the exons ATGGGTACTcaaaagaaggaaaagcaaagaagagtCAGACAAAATGACACCAGAGACGGAAACCTCCGTGTGAAGGGTGAAAACTTTTACAGAGATGCTAAGAAGGTAAAACATTTGCAGATGTACAAGTCTGGTAGAGCAGTAAGAAATGCTCAAGGTGAGATTGTTCAAGCTGCTGCATTGCAGAGTACGGATGCTCCTACTGCCAGAGTTGATCCTAACAGAAAGTGGTTTGGCAACACCAGGGTAATTGCTCAGGATGCATTGACCCATTTCAGAGAAGCTATGGGTGACAAGAAACATGATTCGTACCGAGTTTTGTTGAGAAGAAACAAGCTTCCCATGTCACTTTTGGATGAAAAGGACCAAACCGAGTCACCTACTGCTAAGATTATCGAAACCGAGTCTTTTCTGCTGGCTTTCGGTCCCAAGCAACAACGTAAGAAGCCAAGAGTAGCTGCTTCTAGTTTAGAAGATTTGGCCCAGCTGACGGAAACGGAAGCTACTGAATTTCAGGAAAAGCAGGAACTCAATTCGACCTTGGGCTTAATGGGAGGTTCTTTCCTTGACAAAGAAGACTTTACCCAGGAGGCAAAGGAGGCCATTTTTCACAAGGGTCAATCCAAGAGAATCTGGAACGAGTTATACAAAGTCATCGACTCTTCCGATGTTGTTATTCATGTCTTGGATGCTAGAGATCCCTTAGGAACAAGATGTGAATCCGTAGAGAAATATATCAGAGATGAATGTCCACATAAGCACTTGGTCTATGTGTTAAACAAGTGTGATTTAGTTCCCACTTGGGTTGCA GCTGCATGGGTTAAGCACTTATCGAAGTCATATCCAACGTTGGCATTCCATGCTTCCATCACCAACTCTTTTGGTAAGGGTTCGTTGATTCAATTGTTGAGACAATTTTCTACTTTGCATTCAGACCGTAAACAGATTTCTGTAGGTTTCATTGGTTACCCGAATACCGGTAAGTCGTCGATTATCAACACTTTACgtaagaagaaggtgtGTACTGTGGCTCCAATTCCTGGAGAAACCAAGGTTTGGCAATATATCACGTTAATGAAGAGAATTTTCTTGATCGATTGCCCTGGTATTGTTCCACCTTCTTCTAAGGATACCGAGTCAGACATTCTCTTCAGGGGTGTCGTCAGAGTGGAACACGTTTCCAATCCTGAACAGTATATTCCAGACATGTTGCTGAAGTGTGAACGTAAACATTTGGAAAGAACCTACGAAATCCACGGCTGGAGCAAGTTTGAAGACGATGCTTCTCTTTTGGAGAATGCTAGTACCGAGTTCATCGAATTGATTGCCAGAAAGCAAGGTAGATTGCTTAAGGGTGGCGAGCCAGACGAAAGCGGTGTTGCTAAGCAAATCTTGAACGATTTCAACAGAGGAAAAATTCCTTGGTTTGTTCCTCCACCTAAGGataccgaagaagaaagaaccGGTACCGACAACAAGGCTGGctacaagagaaagagagctgaaaaagaagaaagagaaaacaagaaagcgaaggttgaagaagaaggacagcaacaagaagaaagtcaaGCCGAAGAAGAGTGGAAGGGTATTGAAGACTAA
- a CDS encoding predicted protein (go_function ubiquitin conjugating enzyme activity~go_process protein modification; ubiquitin cycle) yields the protein MSRVKRIAKELEECRQDTQSGVSLKLNNENDLTKLTGFFKGPPGTPYQGGVFSVDITIPNEYPFKPPVMKFSTKIYHPNISSVTGAICLDILKDAWTPILTLKSTLISLQSLLQSPEPNDPQDAEVAKHYLTNKTGFDETAAYWTKIYASDRDEEGKSEFSDSALYGIDESIVGQFENMGFPRDKTIEVLRRMGVKSFNGVSNKGDLENQILEELLKECQ from the coding sequence ATGTCTCGTGTTAAGAGAATTGCCaaagaattagaagaaTGTCGTCAAGACACGCAGTCTGGTGtttcgttgaagttgaacaatgaaaacgacttgaccaagttgactGGTTTCTTCAAAGGGCCACCAGGCACTCCGTACCAAGGAGGTGTTTTTCTGGTTGACATCACCATCCCCAACGAGTATCCATTCAAACCACCAGTGATGAAATTCCTGACCAAGATCTACCATCCCAACATCTCGTCAGTGACTGGGGCCATCTGTTTggatatcttgaaggaCGCGTGGACTCCCATCTTGACGTTGAAAAGCACCTTGATATCATTGCAGTCGTTGTTACAATCGCCGGAACCAAATGATCCACAAGATGCTGAAGTTGCTAAGCATTACTTGACTAACAAGACAGGCTTTGATGAAACAGCTGCGTACTGGACCAAGATCTATGCTAGTGACAGAGACGAAGAGGGCAAGTCCGAGTTCAGCGACTCGGCCCTTTACGGAATAGACGAGTCAATTGTAGGCCAGTTCGAAAACATGGGCTTCCCCCGTGACAAGACCATCGAGGTGTTGAGAAGAATGGGTGTCAAGAGCTTCAACGGTGTCAGCAACAAGGGCGACTTGGAGAACCAGATATTGGAAGAGTTGCTTAAAGAGTGTCAATAA